In Syntrophomonas wolfei subsp. wolfei str. Goettingen G311, a single window of DNA contains:
- the cwlD gene encoding N-acetylmuramoyl-L-alanine amidase CwlD, with amino-acid sequence MYIRKPYFFAEKKTGILLPMFLFIILSYGVVANEYQPAEPVLSYSLANQLIVIDPGHGGFDPGAWRGELMEKNITLPISKKLQQHLSQAGAIVVMLREEDKDLAGEQFKGSLKERKRQDLKARVDEANRLKADLYISIHTNADPSPRWYGAQTFYNAHSEESKIMAECVQDELTRILGNTKRKAKPGSYYIIDKTEMPAVIVEVGFLSHPAEAKLLNDPAYQNKVAYAVFSGIVNYQASQMEPVDKSDKKIVTGSDIAK; translated from the coding sequence ATGTACATAAGGAAACCATACTTTTTTGCGGAAAAAAAGACCGGCATATTACTGCCTATGTTTCTCTTCATAATTCTTTCTTATGGGGTGGTAGCCAATGAATATCAACCTGCCGAGCCAGTATTGTCCTACAGCCTGGCCAACCAGCTTATTGTAATTGATCCTGGGCATGGGGGTTTTGACCCGGGGGCCTGGCGGGGCGAATTAATGGAAAAGAATATTACTCTGCCCATAAGTAAAAAGCTGCAACAGCATTTAAGTCAGGCTGGGGCTATAGTTGTTATGTTACGAGAAGAGGATAAAGATCTGGCGGGAGAACAATTCAAAGGCAGCCTGAAAGAGCGCAAGCGCCAGGATCTTAAGGCTCGGGTCGATGAAGCTAACCGGCTCAAGGCCGACCTATATATCAGCATTCACACTAATGCTGATCCCTCACCCCGCTGGTACGGGGCCCAGACTTTTTATAATGCGCATAGTGAAGAGAGCAAAATAATGGCAGAGTGCGTTCAGGACGAATTGACCCGGATTTTGGGTAATACTAAGCGTAAAGCCAAGCCTGGCAGCTATTATATTATTGATAAGACCGAAATGCCGGCGGTAATTGTGGAGGTGGGTTTTTTGTCCCATCCGGCTGAGGCTAAGCTTCTAAATGACCCGGCTTATCAAAACAAGGTGGCCTATGCTGTGTTTTCCGGTATAGTGAATTATCAGGCCAGTCAAATGGAGCCGGTGGATAAATCTGATAAAAAGATAGTCACTGGTTCAGATATAGCAAAATAG
- the rplM gene encoding 50S ribosomal protein L13, producing MKTYVAKPAEVDRKWYVIDASDKTLGRLSSEVASILRGKHKPIFTPHVDTGDFVIVINAAKIKLTGDKLNQKKFRHHTGYPGGLREMDYRTLLQKRPEKAIEAAVQGMLPHNRLGRSMIKKLKVYSGSEHPHQAQKPELRELKG from the coding sequence TTGAAAACCTATGTAGCAAAACCAGCGGAAGTAGACCGTAAATGGTATGTGATAGATGCGAGCGATAAGACGCTGGGCAGGCTATCTTCGGAAGTTGCCTCCATATTAAGAGGCAAGCATAAGCCTATCTTTACCCCGCATGTTGATACGGGAGACTTTGTTATTGTAATAAATGCTGCCAAGATAAAGCTCACCGGAGATAAGCTCAACCAGAAAAAATTCCGCCACCATACCGGTTATCCCGGTGGCTTGAGAGAGATGGACTACAGGACTTTGCTGCAGAAAAGACCCGAAAAGGCTATAGAAGCAGCAGTACAAGGTATGCTTCCACATAATCGCCTGGGCCGGAGCATGATTAAAAAGCTCAAGGTTTACAGTGGCAGCGAGCACCCGCATCAGGCGCAGAAACCAGAACTAAGAGAGCTTAAAGGGTAA
- the rpsD gene encoding 30S ribosomal protein S4, translating into MGRYTDSVCRQCRREGEKLFLKGDRCYSEKCSVSRRAYPPGAHGQGRRQKPSEYGIQLREKQKTRRIYGIQEKQFRNYFRKADRKQGITGDNLLVLLERRLDNVVYRLGFASSRKEARQLVNHGHFFINGHKANIPSMLVRVGDIIEVRQSSRESNKFQEMKEQAAYKTPPEWLSVDAEKMTGTVLAYPRREQIDTLVNEQLIVELYSR; encoded by the coding sequence GTGGGAAGATATACTGATTCAGTCTGCCGCCAGTGCCGCCGGGAAGGGGAAAAGCTGTTTCTCAAAGGCGACCGCTGCTATTCGGAAAAATGCTCGGTTAGCAGAAGAGCTTATCCGCCAGGCGCTCACGGGCAGGGACGCCGGCAAAAGCCCAGTGAATATGGGATTCAATTACGCGAAAAGCAAAAAACCCGCAGGATATACGGGATTCAGGAAAAGCAGTTCCGCAACTATTTTCGGAAGGCTGATCGCAAACAGGGGATAACCGGAGATAATTTGCTGGTGCTTTTAGAAAGACGTCTGGATAATGTAGTCTACCGATTGGGTTTTGCCTCCTCTCGGAAAGAGGCCCGGCAACTGGTTAATCATGGTCACTTTTTTATTAACGGACACAAAGCCAACATCCCTTCAATGCTGGTTAGGGTAGGGGACATTATAGAAGTTCGCCAATCCAGCAGAGAATCAAACAAATTCCAAGAAATGAAGGAACAAGCTGCCTATAAGACCCCACCCGAGTGGCTGAGTGTAGATGCGGAGAAAATGACCGGTACAGTTCTGGCCTATCCAAGGAGAGAGCAGATTGATACACTGGTAAATGAGCAGCTTATTGTCGAACTTTATTCCAGATAA
- the rpsM gene encoding 30S ribosomal protein S13, translated as MARIAGVDLPRDKRIEVSLTYIFGIGRSSSRKILTDAGINPDTRVKDLTEEEVSKLREIIEKEYHVEGDLRRQVNMDIKRLMDLGCYRGIRHRRGLPVRGQNTKTNARTRKGPKRTAGGKKK; from the coding sequence TTGGCAAGAATAGCAGGTGTAGATCTACCCCGGGATAAGAGAATAGAAGTATCCCTTACCTATATATTCGGGATAGGAAGGTCTTCTTCCCGGAAAATACTGACGGACGCAGGTATAAATCCTGATACCAGAGTAAAAGATTTAACCGAGGAAGAAGTATCCAAATTAAGAGAAATTATCGAAAAGGAATACCATGTTGAAGGTGACCTGCGCCGGCAGGTAAATATGGATATCAAAAGGCTGATGGATTTGGGCTGCTACCGGGGAATCCGTCATCGTCGCGGTTTACCGGTAAGAGGACAGAATACCAAGACCAATGCCCGTACCCGCAAGGGACCCAAGCGTACCGCCGGCGGGAAGAAAAAATAA
- the rpsK gene encoding 30S ribosomal protein S11 has protein sequence MARRTTTRVKRREKKNIEHGIAHIKSTFNNTIISITDRHGNAISWSSAGTIGFKGSRKSTPFAAQQAAENAAKAAMEHGLKEVECYVKGPGAGREAAIRSLQAAGLEVSVIKDVTPIPHNGCRPPKRRRV, from the coding sequence GTGGCACGCAGGACTACTACGAGAGTCAAGAGACGGGAAAAGAAGAATATCGAACATGGTATAGCACATATAAAATCGACTTTTAACAATACCATTATTTCAATTACTGACCGACATGGTAATGCCATATCCTGGTCCAGTGCTGGAACCATTGGCTTCAAGGGGTCAAGGAAAAGTACGCCTTTTGCGGCCCAGCAGGCAGCGGAGAATGCGGCCAAGGCAGCTATGGAACATGGCCTGAAAGAGGTAGAGTGCTATGTCAAGGGACCTGGAGCAGGGCGTGAAGCGGCTATTCGTTCACTGCAGGCCGCCGGCCTAGAGGTAAGTGTTATTAAAGATGTTACTCCTATTCCTCATAACGGGTGTAGACCGCCCAAGAGAAGAAGAGTTTAA
- the rplQ gene encoding 50S ribosomal protein L17 → MSYRRLGLRSDHRRSVLRNSVTSLLKEEKISTTETRAKEIKRLTEKMITLGKRGDLHARRQAAAYIMSDEVVQKLFSDIAARYEERNGGYTRLVKTGYRKGDGAPMVMIELVE, encoded by the coding sequence GTGAGTTATCGCAGGTTAGGGCTCAGGAGTGATCATAGAAGGTCGGTACTAAGGAACTCGGTGACCTCTCTGCTGAAAGAAGAAAAAATCAGCACTACTGAAACCAGGGCCAAGGAAATAAAGAGGCTGACGGAAAAAATGATTACCCTGGGCAAAAGAGGAGATTTACATGCCCGCAGGCAGGCTGCTGCCTATATTATGAGCGATGAGGTCGTACAGAAACTTTTCAGCGATATTGCCGCTCGTTATGAGGAGCGGAATGGTGGCTATACCCGGCTGGTAAAAACCGGTTATCGCAAGGGTGATGGTGCACCTATGGTTATGATTGAACTGGTAGAATAA
- a CDS encoding energy-coupling factor transporter transmembrane component T family protein: MNTSLILGQYIPEKSIIHELDPRSKIIGTALLSLAIFLSAFPEEQLLLLFLVMIIILTSKISMHIHYLALKPFFLILALALLIQMIMTPGRNLIEFYFIKITVEGLRAAESLGLRLLTLLILANLLSLTTTPMAFTAALERMFRPLAKLGFPVHELVMVMNISLRFIPLLLEEAERIRKAQLGRGADFRQGKMLGRIRRLGAVIIPVFRLSIYRAEMIAIAMESRGYRGAEGRTRLNELRMKAFDYVYIVLSLGICLLVTMTL; the protein is encoded by the coding sequence ATGAATACAAGCCTGATTCTGGGCCAGTATATACCGGAAAAGTCCATAATTCATGAGCTGGATCCACGCAGCAAAATCATCGGAACCGCGCTGCTTAGCCTGGCTATTTTTTTAAGCGCTTTTCCGGAAGAGCAGCTGCTCCTACTATTCCTGGTAATGATTATTATTTTGACCAGCAAGATAAGCATGCACATCCATTACCTGGCCTTGAAGCCGTTTTTTTTGATCCTTGCCCTGGCCCTTTTAATTCAGATGATTATGACTCCCGGTCGGAATCTCATTGAATTCTATTTCATCAAAATCACGGTGGAAGGATTACGGGCTGCGGAATCATTGGGCTTGCGTTTGCTTACTCTACTTATTCTGGCCAATTTGCTTAGCCTGACTACTACTCCCATGGCTTTCACCGCTGCTTTGGAAAGAATGTTTAGACCATTAGCAAAATTGGGGTTTCCGGTGCATGAACTGGTAATGGTAATGAATATCAGCTTGCGTTTTATCCCCTTGCTCCTGGAGGAGGCGGAGCGCATCCGGAAGGCCCAGTTGGGGAGGGGTGCTGATTTCCGCCAGGGAAAGATGCTGGGGAGAATAAGAAGACTGGGGGCAGTTATTATTCCAGTTTTTAGACTCTCCATTTACCGGGCGGAGATGATAGCAATTGCTATGGAATCGAGAGGCTACCGTGGGGCTGAGGGAAGAACCCGGCTTAATGAATTGAGGATGAAAGCATTTGATTATGTTTATATAGTTTTAAGCCTGGGGATCTGTCTGCTGGTGACTATGACATTATGA
- a CDS encoding DNA-directed RNA polymerase subunit alpha, translating to MLEMEKPRIDCVEKNSSSNYGRFVIEPLERGYGTTLGNSLRRVLLSSLPGAAVTSIKIDGVLHEFSTIPGVLEDTTEIILNIKKLVLSYTGSERKIIRLEQQGPKEVKASDITPDAEVEILNPDLHLASLDEDGKVEIEMTVERGRGYVSSDQQPQKNDDIVGLIPIDSIFTPVSRVNYTVENARVGKRTDYDRLNLEVWTNGSISPEEAISLSAQILIEYLKLFTEIDDTYAEVEILVEKEEEKKDKILEMSIEELELSVRASNGLKRASINTVGDLIAKNREEMSKIRNLGQKSLEEIERKLKELNLSFRKSED from the coding sequence ATGCTGGAGATGGAAAAACCACGTATAGATTGTGTGGAAAAGAATTCTAGCAGCAATTATGGAAGATTTGTTATCGAACCCCTGGAAAGAGGATATGGTACTACTCTAGGGAATTCACTACGCCGAGTCCTGCTTTCTTCTTTGCCGGGAGCTGCAGTTACATCCATAAAAATTGATGGAGTACTTCATGAGTTTTCCACCATACCCGGTGTATTGGAAGATACTACCGAGATTATTCTTAACATCAAAAAACTGGTCTTAAGTTATACCGGCAGCGAGCGTAAAATTATTCGTTTGGAACAGCAGGGACCAAAGGAAGTAAAGGCTTCCGATATTACACCTGATGCTGAAGTTGAGATACTGAATCCGGATTTGCATCTGGCCAGTCTGGATGAAGACGGAAAAGTAGAAATCGAAATGACGGTGGAGCGGGGTCGGGGTTATGTAAGTTCTGATCAGCAGCCACAGAAAAATGATGATATTGTGGGCTTGATTCCCATAGATTCCATATTTACACCAGTGAGCCGGGTCAATTATACGGTAGAGAACGCCCGGGTGGGAAAAAGGACGGACTATGATCGTCTGAACCTGGAAGTATGGACCAATGGCAGTATAAGCCCGGAGGAAGCTATCAGCCTTTCTGCACAAATTTTAATTGAATACTTAAAACTCTTCACGGAAATAGATGATACCTATGCCGAGGTAGAAATCCTGGTGGAAAAGGAAGAGGAAAAGAAAGACAAGATTCTGGAGATGTCCATAGAGGAACTGGAGCTTTCAGTAAGAGCATCCAACGGCCTAAAAAGAGCCAGTATTAATACGGTGGGAGATTTGATTGCCAAAAACCGTGAGGAAATGAGCAAGATAAGAAATCTGGGCCAAAAATCACTGGAGGAAATTGAAAGAAAGCTTAAGGAATTAAACCTGTCGTTTAGGAAGTCAGAAGATTAG
- a CDS encoding energy-coupling factor transporter ATPase, whose translation MSLRLENISFTYQPGTPFEKTALSGVSLIINDGDFVGITGESGSGKSTLLQVLSGLLFPFAGKLCLNTEVINPGQKKSLNRLRRRVGLVFQFPEEQIFELQVYDEVAFGPRNLGLSRSKVDERVQEAMNHMGLGFEKYSLRHCHSLSGGEKRRLAIAAILAMQPQILLLDEPAAGLDYEGRQVLLQRLDYLNREKGISIVMVSHHYQQLLASCSRILLLDKGRLILDGISSSWLEYLDFLMQQGWELTASQELVYLLTQKGWEFTSSPRSPEETARAVVDFIRRSRQDG comes from the coding sequence ATGTCACTTCGTCTAGAGAACATCTCCTTTACTTATCAGCCAGGGACACCTTTTGAAAAAACTGCTTTGAGCGGGGTAAGCCTGATCATAAATGACGGTGATTTCGTAGGTATTACCGGCGAAAGCGGTTCCGGAAAATCCACCCTCTTGCAGGTTTTAAGCGGTTTACTATTCCCTTTTGCAGGTAAACTCTGCTTGAATACTGAAGTCATCAATCCGGGTCAGAAGAAGTCGCTTAATCGGCTGCGTCGGAGAGTGGGACTGGTATTCCAGTTTCCGGAGGAGCAAATCTTCGAGCTCCAGGTATATGATGAAGTAGCTTTTGGCCCGCGCAACCTGGGTCTCTCCCGGAGTAAAGTGGATGAGCGGGTACAGGAAGCCATGAATCACATGGGACTGGGCTTTGAAAAATACAGCTTACGCCATTGTCATAGCTTGAGCGGCGGTGAGAAGCGCCGCCTGGCCATTGCGGCGATTTTGGCCATGCAACCGCAAATCCTTCTTCTGGATGAGCCTGCTGCCGGACTGGACTATGAAGGACGGCAGGTTTTGTTGCAGCGCTTGGACTATCTAAACCGGGAAAAGGGTATCAGCATAGTTATGGTATCACATCATTATCAGCAGTTGCTGGCCTCTTGCTCTAGAATACTACTTTTGGATAAAGGACGGCTCATTCTGGATGGCATATCTTCTTCCTGGTTGGAATACTTGGATTTCCTGATGCAGCAGGGGTGGGAACTGACTGCCTCCCAGGAGTTGGTATATCTCTTGACGCAAAAAGGATGGGAGTTTACTTCTTCTCCTCGCAGCCCCGAAGAAACGGCCCGGGCAGTGGTAGACTTCATTCGCCGCTCCCGCCAGGATGGATAG
- a CDS encoding energy-coupling factor transporter ATPase: MISIRDLTYFYPEEDLPALKNISLDIRENEFLVILGRNGSGKSTLARLLNGLLLPSQGKVEVDGWNTADANQIQLIRQRVGLLFSNPDNQLISNQVEEDVAFGPENLGLNTAEIRRRVNDSLRLVSMESYKNSAPAFLSGGQKQKIAIAGVMAMKPRYLVLDEALSMIDPRGKREIMESIRSLHKTEGVVVIMITHDLEEAREADRVVVLEEGEVKTISTPEELFPSRASLLALGLAPLEISHIIAEINRQGILLSTDILDIDKLVEEICHFV, encoded by the coding sequence ATGATAAGTATTAGGGATTTGACCTATTTCTATCCGGAAGAAGATCTTCCGGCTTTAAAAAACATAAGCCTGGATATTCGAGAGAATGAATTCCTGGTAATACTGGGAAGGAATGGCTCCGGCAAATCAACTCTGGCCCGTTTGTTAAACGGGCTTTTGCTTCCCAGTCAGGGAAAAGTGGAAGTAGATGGCTGGAATACCGCTGATGCTAACCAGATTCAGCTTATCCGGCAAAGAGTGGGTTTGCTCTTCTCCAACCCGGATAACCAGTTGATTTCCAACCAGGTGGAGGAGGATGTAGCTTTCGGTCCGGAAAATTTAGGTCTTAATACTGCTGAGATTCGGCGTAGAGTAAATGATTCACTGCGACTGGTCTCTATGGAATCCTATAAAAACTCAGCTCCCGCTTTCTTGTCCGGAGGCCAGAAACAAAAAATAGCCATTGCCGGGGTGATGGCTATGAAGCCGCGCTACCTGGTCTTGGATGAGGCATTGTCCATGATTGACCCCCGGGGAAAGCGGGAAATAATGGAGAGTATACGCAGCCTGCATAAAACTGAGGGAGTAGTAGTGATTATGATTACCCATGACCTGGAGGAAGCGAGAGAAGCAGACCGGGTGGTGGTGTTGGAAGAGGGAGAAGTAAAAACAATCTCTACTCCCGAAGAATTATTCCCCTCGCGTGCTTCATTGTTAGCCCTGGGCCTGGCCCCCCTGGAAATAAGCCATATTATTGCGGAAATCAACCGCCAGGGGATTTTACTAAGTACTGATATTCTGGATATAGATAAGCTGGTTGAGGAAATATGTCACTTCGTCTAG
- the truA gene encoding tRNA pseudouridine(38-40) synthase TruA → MSRIKLLLEYDGSNYHGFQLQKNANTVQAELEKAIYRLSGERATIVCAGRTDAGVHAWGQVVAFDSCSTIPGDRWAYALNSQLPEDIQVLESQETRAEFNPRFDALKKCYGYLIYRQKKKATFYRHYALCNTEPLKLEAMQEAAEILKGRQNFRSFCASGSSARTFEREIFHCRLSEKGPCLLLHIAADGFLYNMVRIITGTLLEVGKGKYPPQHLREIIASQDRTRAGPTAPPQGLYLLQVFYPEDSK, encoded by the coding sequence ATGAGCAGGATTAAACTGTTGTTGGAGTATGATGGCAGCAATTATCACGGATTCCAGCTGCAAAAAAACGCCAATACGGTACAGGCGGAATTGGAAAAGGCCATTTACCGACTGAGCGGGGAACGGGCCACTATAGTTTGCGCAGGGCGAACCGATGCGGGAGTTCATGCTTGGGGTCAGGTAGTAGCTTTTGATAGTTGCTCCACTATTCCCGGTGATAGGTGGGCTTATGCTTTAAACAGCCAGCTGCCGGAGGATATTCAGGTCTTGGAAAGTCAGGAGACAAGAGCCGAGTTCAATCCTCGTTTTGATGCGCTAAAAAAGTGCTATGGTTATCTCATCTATCGCCAGAAGAAAAAGGCTACTTTTTATCGTCATTATGCTCTCTGCAACACAGAACCGCTTAAGCTGGAAGCTATGCAGGAAGCGGCTGAGATACTCAAGGGAAGACAAAACTTCAGGTCCTTTTGTGCCAGCGGTTCCTCGGCCCGAACCTTCGAAAGGGAGATATTTCACTGCCGTTTAAGTGAGAAGGGCCCTTGCCTGCTTTTACATATCGCAGCAGATGGTTTTTTATACAATATGGTAAGAATAATTACTGGTACCCTTTTGGAAGTAGGAAAGGGAAAGTATCCTCCCCAACACTTGAGAGAGATAATTGCCTCCCAGGATAGAACCCGAGCTGGTCCAACGGCCCCACCCCAGGGACTATACTTGCTGCAGGTGTTTTACCCGGAAGACAGCAAATAA
- the amrS gene encoding AmmeMemoRadiSam system radical SAM enzyme: protein MPEVEASFYEKMEGKRVKCWLCPHHCLLKEGQSGLCRVRVNKEGTLFTLNYAELASLALDPIEKKPLYHFFPGSMILSAGTYGCNLFCPYCQNYSLAHEKPPTREITPLLLTEIARQSIDDGSIGFAFTYNEPTIWYEYVRDAAYSLKEAGLKSVLVTNGYIERAPLEELLPLVDAMNIDVKAFNDDFYRKHCKGRLEAVKATVERAVEMTHVEITTLLIPGENDEPEEIKALASWLAGLNPQIPLHLSRYHPAFKFSREATPAATLERAREIAREDLDFVYIGNVLQEENNTFCQTCGELIIERNIYQVENRGLRDGKCKACGSNIAYIIMVPGT from the coding sequence ATGCCGGAAGTTGAGGCATCGTTTTATGAAAAAATGGAGGGAAAAAGGGTGAAGTGCTGGCTTTGTCCCCATCACTGTTTACTGAAGGAGGGGCAGAGTGGCCTATGCCGGGTGCGGGTTAATAAGGAAGGAACACTTTTTACCCTGAACTATGCTGAGCTGGCTTCCCTGGCCCTGGACCCGATAGAAAAAAAACCCCTCTATCATTTCTTCCCCGGCAGTATGATTCTCTCTGCCGGAACCTATGGCTGCAATCTCTTTTGTCCTTATTGCCAGAACTACTCCCTGGCTCATGAAAAACCACCTACCCGGGAAATAACACCTCTGCTTCTGACGGAAATTGCCCGGCAAAGCATAGATGATGGTTCAATTGGATTTGCTTTTACCTATAACGAACCTACTATCTGGTATGAATATGTCAGAGATGCTGCCTATAGCTTAAAGGAAGCAGGGCTGAAAAGCGTACTGGTGACCAACGGCTATATAGAAAGAGCTCCCCTGGAGGAACTCCTGCCGCTGGTGGATGCCATGAATATAGATGTAAAAGCTTTTAATGATGATTTTTACCGGAAACACTGCAAAGGCCGTTTAGAGGCGGTAAAAGCCACGGTGGAAAGAGCGGTGGAGATGACCCATGTAGAAATAACTACTCTCCTTATTCCCGGAGAGAACGATGAGCCTGAAGAGATCAAAGCATTGGCCAGCTGGCTGGCCGGGTTGAACCCGCAGATACCCCTGCACCTTTCTCGTTACCACCCGGCCTTCAAATTCAGCCGGGAAGCCACCCCGGCGGCCACCCTGGAAAGGGCCCGGGAGATAGCCCGGGAGGATTTGGATTTTGTGTATATAGGAAACGTCTTGCAAGAGGAGAATAATACCTTTTGCCAAACTTGCGGTGAACTCATAATCGAGAGAAATATCTACCAGGTAGAGAACCGGGGGCTAAGAGACGGAAAGTGTAAAGCCTGCGGCAGCAACATAGCGTATATAATTATGGTGCCAGGCACTTAA
- the amrA gene encoding AmmeMemoRadiSam system protein A, with protein MIGYVALSPHPPLIIPAIGGNSLEDVKATVSGMKEMARELVDSKPDSLVFLTPHGNVFADCLSALSEEELQGDFSNFGSKLGTSRRNDKGLLDEIETGARKAGISFITLSAEILRLHHLNPLLDHGILVPLHYLEEAGLPQIPILAISVGFLSPLELYTFGVVIRDAALAQGKKLAVVASGDMSHRLKNEGPYDYHPDGAVFDQQVQQILRSGDTEALIKMPEKLRNNAGECGYASLLIALGSLDGSRYENKIFSYEGPFGVGYLCAGLRPEGSAPSLLEKLIKERKEIINNRRKEESPPVKWARMILESYIREGKRAKLPPEMEELRQQRAGAFVSLKKNGQLRGCIGTIAPSYGDLADEIAGNAISAGTADPRFLPVDKNELEDLVYSVDILGEAEACRREDLNPYKYGVIVSSGRKRGLLLPDLEGVDSVEEQLSIALQKAGISPGERYEIERFEVKRYT; from the coding sequence ATGATTGGCTATGTAGCCCTCTCCCCTCATCCCCCTTTGATAATACCAGCTATTGGTGGAAACAGCCTGGAGGATGTTAAGGCAACTGTAAGCGGAATGAAGGAGATGGCCCGGGAATTGGTGGACAGCAAGCCGGATTCCCTGGTATTTTTAACGCCACACGGCAATGTTTTTGCGGATTGCCTGAGTGCCTTGAGTGAGGAAGAATTACAAGGAGATTTCAGTAATTTTGGGAGCAAACTGGGGACAAGCCGTAGAAATGATAAGGGATTACTGGATGAAATCGAAACCGGGGCCAGGAAAGCCGGTATCAGTTTTATTACTTTGTCAGCTGAAATACTACGGCTCCATCACTTGAACCCACTCCTGGATCATGGAATACTGGTGCCACTCCATTATTTGGAGGAGGCTGGCTTGCCCCAGATTCCGATACTGGCCATAAGTGTAGGCTTCCTATCCCCGTTGGAATTATATACTTTTGGGGTAGTTATCCGGGATGCGGCTTTAGCCCAGGGCAAAAAGCTGGCCGTAGTAGCTTCCGGGGATATGTCCCATCGTTTGAAAAATGAAGGTCCCTATGACTACCACCCGGATGGAGCTGTTTTTGACCAGCAGGTACAGCAAATCCTGCGCTCCGGGGATACTGAAGCCTTAATAAAGATGCCGGAAAAACTGCGGAACAATGCCGGGGAGTGCGGCTATGCTTCCCTGTTAATAGCACTGGGTAGCCTGGATGGCTCAAGGTATGAAAACAAGATATTTAGTTATGAAGGCCCCTTTGGAGTAGGCTACCTTTGTGCTGGTTTACGCCCTGAAGGCTCAGCCCCAAGCCTTTTGGAAAAACTGATCAAAGAGAGGAAAGAAATCATTAATAACCGACGTAAAGAGGAAAGCCCACCGGTTAAATGGGCGCGGATGATCCTGGAAAGTTACATCAGAGAGGGGAAAAGAGCCAAACTGCCTCCGGAAATGGAGGAATTACGCCAGCAAAGAGCCGGAGCTTTTGTATCTCTGAAGAAAAACGGGCAGTTGCGGGGATGTATCGGCACCATTGCTCCATCCTATGGAGACCTGGCCGATGAAATTGCCGGTAATGCCATCAGTGCAGGAACCGCTGACCCACGTTTTTTGCCGGTGGATAAAAATGAATTGGAGGATCTGGTTTATTCTGTGGATATACTGGGTGAGGCTGAAGCTTGCCGGAGAGAAGACCTTAACCCGTACAAATACGGAGTTATTGTCAGCAGTGGCCGCAAGCGGGGATTACTGCTCCCGGATCTGGAAGGGGTGGACAGCGTGGAAGAGCAGTTGTCCATCGCCCTGCAAAAAGCAGGAATTTCACCCGGGGAAAGATACGAAATAGAGCGTTTTGAAGTCAAGAGATACACTTAA
- the rpsI gene encoding 30S ribosomal protein S9: protein MAKVQYWGTGRRKEAVARVRLVPGEGNIIINNRSFEDFFPNQTSRLIVQQPLVLTAMQGRFDIICRVNGGGVSGQAGAIQLGIARALLKANPDIKAMLRRSGFLTRDPRMKERKKYGLHKARKAPQYSKR from the coding sequence ATGGCAAAGGTTCAATACTGGGGAACAGGCAGAAGAAAAGAAGCCGTGGCCCGGGTAAGATTGGTACCGGGTGAAGGTAATATTATAATAAATAACCGGAGTTTTGAAGATTTCTTTCCAAACCAGACCAGCCGTTTAATCGTCCAACAGCCGTTGGTTTTAACCGCCATGCAGGGGCGATTTGATATTATATGCCGGGTAAATGGAGGCGGAGTATCGGGACAGGCTGGGGCCATTCAACTGGGCATTGCCCGGGCTTTGCTTAAAGCTAATCCGGATATAAAGGCTATGCTGAGGAGATCCGGATTTCTTACTCGTGACCCGCGTATGAAAGAAAGGAAGAAGTATGGTTTGCACAAGGCCAGAAAGGCCCCTCAGTACTCCAAACGATAA
- the rpmJ gene encoding 50S ribosomal protein L36: MKVKPSVKPICEKCKIIKRKGKVMVICENPKHKQVQG, from the coding sequence TTGAAGGTAAAACCGTCAGTAAAGCCTATCTGTGAAAAATGTAAGATTATCAAACGCAAGGGAAAAGTCATGGTTATCTGTGAAAACCCCAAGCATAAACAAGTTCAGGGTTAA